CTTGGCCTCATGTGACTGTTATGAAAAGATCAATTACAGCTGATTCCCCTGCACCTGTTGTTTGAGGTTCTGCAGCAACCTTAAATATAAAGGTTGTTCTTACAGCATTTGAATCCACTTTTACCAAAACAGGTATAACTGCTACTTCGCCATCTTCTATAAACATGTCTTTAACTGTTTCGATAGAAATAGAATCGCAAGTAGCACTATCATCTATATGCTGACAATCGAGAGTTTGTCCTGTAGGAAGAGTACAGCCAGTAGCAGCTCCATTATCCTCGGTGCATATATCAAACTTTTGGGCGCTATCGTAGTCGTTCTTCACAGCAAGATAAACTGTTTTTTGATCGCTTGTTTTCATATCAAATATGTTGGCATCAACATCTATCTTCTTTCCTGATTCTTTTAACCTCTCAGTCATATCTTTTCTCATCTGATCAGAAACCTCTCCGAACTGTTCTGTAACCCCTCCAAATGTCTTCTTCATGAATCCAAGCCCAAGGCCGAGCATTGTTATTGCAAGGATCAAGATCACGATCGCATTTATAGAAAGCTCCAAAGCGCCCTTTTTTCTCATCCTCATTTTCACACCTCTTTTTAACATATATGAACTAAAATATGCAATACAGCTATATTGAAATAACTAATTTATAAAGCTTTCTATGAATTTAAGCTTATTCTTTTATTATCCCGTAGCCGATAAGCCTAAATCTTGTCTTAATTAATCTGGAAATCGTAACCCTTGACCCTTTTTCAGCGCATACTGGGAGCTTCAGCCTGCACTCTGCCTTGTTTTTGCCTATCTTTGTGACAATGCCGACAGTTGCTGCTGAGTTTACATTGAGCATTAAGGATTCTCCTAATTTTATAGGCTCAACATTCAGCTCGTCTTTAGATCCTACAACCCTTTCAAGCAGATGCGTTTCCAAGTTAAGGTTATACCACACATTAGGCAGCTTTCCCGGAAGTCCAACTATGGCGCCGCCCAAGGAATCTGCTTTTATGATGGCAGGATCCAATAATGTAAGCACTCCAATCGAGCCGCCTGGCTTGACAGCATCTACTTTTTCAGAGCCAGTCATCAATCCTGCAATTTTTGTCTTTAATGGTTTCCATATCTTTTTATTTGCTTCTGTCACTTCATAACCCGGCCTTATTTCTATTTCATCATTTACTTTAAGCATGCCTTGCTTCAATGAGCCGCCCAAAACTCCTCCGATAAGCTTCTCAGGCAGATCACCTGGCTTGTTGATGTCAAATGACCTTGCGACAAACATAATAGGGTCCTTGGTTGAATCTCGCGCAGGAGTTGTTATAATTTTCTGTATTGCCTCTATCAATGCTCCGATATTGACCTTGTGCTGCGCGCTTATCGGGATTATCGGGGCATCTTTGAACTTTGTATTTTCCAAAAACTTCTTTATCTGATTATAATTCTGGAGCGCGCCTTCCCTTGAAACAGCATCCACCTTGTTCTGCACCACAA
This Candidatus Woesearchaeota archaeon DNA region includes the following protein-coding sequences:
- a CDS encoding translation initiation factor IF-2 subunit gamma is translated as MPRKKPEESEKIEEKEEIAIKKNSKEEKVQPEINIGMVGHVDHGKTTLTMAMTGKWTDTHSEEIKKGITIRLGYADASFYKCNKCEGTDAYTTQPVCKKCGGKAEFLRNVSFVDAPGHESLMATMLSGATIMDGALLLVAANEECPQPQTREHLMALEIIGIDKVVVVQNKVDAVSREGALQNYNQIKKFLENTKFKDAPIIPISAQHKVNIGALIEAIQKIITTPARDSTKDPIMFVARSFDINKPGDLPEKLIGGVLGGSLKQGMLKVNDEIEIRPGYEVTEANKKIWKPLKTKIAGLMTGSEKVDAVKPGGSIGVLTLLDPAIIKADSLGGAIVGLPGKLPNVWYNLNLETHLLERVVGSKDELNVEPIKLGESLMLNVNSAATVGIVTKIGKNKAECRLKLPVCAEKGSRVTISRLIKTRFRLIGYGIIKE